The Bos indicus x Bos taurus breed Angus x Brahman F1 hybrid chromosome 25, Bos_hybrid_MaternalHap_v2.0, whole genome shotgun sequence genome has a window encoding:
- the CLDN3 gene encoding claudin-3: MSMGLEIAGTSLAVLGWLCTIVCCALPMWRVTAFIGSSIITAQITWEGLWMNCVVQSTGQMQCKVYDSLLALPQDLQAARALIVIAILLAVFGLLVALVGAQCTNCVQDDTAKAKITIVAGVLFLLAALLTLVPVSWSANTIIRDFYNPLVPEAQKREMGAALYVGWAASALQLLGGALLCCSCPPRDNYARTKIVYSAPRSTGPVTSTGTAYDRKDYV, encoded by the coding sequence ATGTCCATGGGCCTGGAGATCGCGGGCACCTCGCTGGCCGTGCTGGGCTGGCTGTGCACCATCGTGTGCTGCGCGCTGCCCATGTGGCGCGTGACGGCCTTCATCGGCAGCAGCATCATCACGGCGCAGATCACCTGGGAGGGACTGTGGATGAACTGCGTGGTGCAGAGCACCGGCCAGATGCAGTGCAAGGTGTACGACTCACTGCTGGCGCTGCCGCAGGACCTGCAGGCGGCCCGCGCCCTCATCGTCATCGCCATCCTACTGGCCGTCTTCGGGCTCCTCGTGGCGCTCGTGGGCGCCCAGTGCACCAACTGCGTGCAGGACGACACGGCCAAGGCCAAGATCACCATCGTGGCGGGCGTGCTCTTCCTGCTGGCCGCCCTGCTGACCCTCGTGCCGGTGTCCTGGTCGGCCAACACCATCATCCGGGACTTTTACAACCCCTTGGTGCCCGAGGCTCAGAAGCGCGAGATGGGCGCCGCCCTGTACGTGGGCTGGGCGGCGTCCGCGCTGCAGCTGCTGGGGGGCGCGCTGCTCTGCTGCTCCTGCCCGCCGCGCGACAACTACGCGCGGACCAAGATCGTCTACTCGGCGCCGCGCTCCACCGGGCCCGTCACTAGCACCGGCACGGCCTACGACCGCAAGGACTACGTCTGA